CGAGACGGACGATCCGATGTCCCGTCATATCGAGAGCCTGGCCTTTGAAACCCAGAGGTTTGGCCTGCAGGGCCGTGTGGCCGGTTCGCATCTGACCTCCATGCATTCCATGGACAACTACTATGTATCCAAGCTGCTGCCGCTCATCGCGGAAGCGGAAATTCACGCCATCGCCAACCCCTTGATCAACATCACCCTGCAGGGCCGCCACGACACTTACCCGAAACGGCGCGGCCAGACCCGCGTTCCCGAACTGCGCTCCTACGGGGTCAATGTCGCCTTCGGCCATGACTGCGTGATGGACCCCTGGTATTCCATGGGCTCCGGCGACATGCTCGAAGTGGCCTCCATGGGGCTGCATGTGGCCCAGATGACCAGCCGCGAGGCCATTCGCTATTGCTTCGACTGCGTCACCAGTCACCCGGCCAAGGCGATGGGGCTTGAGGGTTACGGCCTGGCGAAGGGATGCAAGGCGGATTTTGTTCTTCTGCAAGCCGAGAACCCGATTGAGGCCATCCGGCTGAAGGCAACGCGCCTTGCGGTCGTCAAAGGCGGCAAGGTGATTGCCGAAACGCCGCCGCGGGAAACACGGCTTTCGCTGCCGGGCCGGCCGGAAACAGTCGACCCTGCCGCCTATGCGCCGCACGAGGGGTGAGGCGCTTTTTCCCATCCGCCTTCGTCATTGCCGGGTTTGACCTGGCAATCCATGCCGTGACCCTGCCGGTCCTGTAGCAATGGCGAGGGAACGGCAGGGTTGCCATGGGCAAGCCCTGGCATGACGAAATGCGGTGGGGGGCTTCAGCCCTGTGGCGCCTCAGTGCTGCTTGATTTCACCCGGCAGGCTGAGATCCCCGGACGCAACATCGAAGACATCGACAACGCAGAGCAGCGGCGCATGGACATTCTGGTTCACGCGCAGCGCCGATGTAACCCCATCGTATTTCAACCCGTCGACCGCGCTGTCGTCGGCGAAGGAGACATTGATGGTGATCTCTTCAGTCTCCAGAACCGGTGAAAAACCCGGGCTGTCAATGTAGATCGGCAGTCCCGGCCAGGTTGCCGGCATTTTCGGCGTCGCGCCGTCGGGAATGTCCTTGACCGATAGCGCCCCCGGGCCGCAGGCCTCATGTGGCGCCAGAACGACCCAGTGGGAATGCCAGTCGGCACCGTCATTGGCGACATCGCCGTCGCCGTTTTCGTCAAAAAGCGGCGTATCGTCGAAATCCGGGTGGCTGGTGGCGACCAGGGCCAGGATGCCCTCACCGCCCTCAAAGCCAACCGTTTCGGGCGACAAGGACGTCGGCCAGACATAGGCCTCGACGGGCGCCCCCGCCAATTCGCCTGCCGGTTCCGGAGTGGTCGCACCGGCTGTTCCCTTCAGGGTCATGTGAAAGGTGACAATGCGCCCCTCGCGATGCACATGCGCCGCGAGGATGTCGTAATTCGGATCGATTTTCGGATTTTCGGCCGACAAGACCGCCCCTTCCTGGTGAAGGGCATGGGACCCGCCTGCAAGGGCAGTGGCCGGAAGACCGGCTATCAAGAGACTTCCAAGGATTGATTTCAGCATCTGGGTTCTCCCTGTTCGAGGACGCAGCCTTAATAATAGCGACTCGAAACTATTGCAAGTTTAATTTCGACTCGATACAAAGAGGCATGAGCGAGCAAAACGACACCCAGACGATCCGCGACCTGGTCGACCGGTTGACGCGCCTGCATGCGGCAGAAGAGTGGAACGGCCCCCTGAACCCGTCGCAATTTGCTGCACTCAGCTATCTTGCGCGGGCCAACCGTTTCTCGCGCGCGCCTTCCCATGTCGCCGATTTTCTGGCGACGACCCGCGGCACGGCCTCACAGACCCTGAAGGCGCTGGCACGCAAGGATCTGATTGAGGAAACCCGCTCGGAAACCGACAAGCGCAGCATTCGATACGACGTGACTACAGAAGGTCGCTCGCTGCTTTCAGCACCGTCGGAGCTGGACGATGTGGTGTCCCGGTTACCGGCAGAGGTTGCGGCTTCTCTTGCCGGCTCGCTGAAATCACTGGTGCTGACAATGCTGCATCACCGGGGTGGCCGGTCCTTCGGCATCTGCAACACCTGCCGCCATCACGAGACGGACGGCACGAAGGGGTATTGCCGGTTGTTGCAAGTCCCGCTGACGGCCTCTGAAACCAGCCAGCTTTGCCATGAACACGCCTCCTGACAGGAACCGAACTCGATGACTGAAACAGCAACAATCCTTGGTCTTTTCCTCGGCAAACCGGAACAGCGCTGGGACGGCAAGGACCCCTCCGCCATCCGCAAGACCCTCGCAGATGGCGTTCTTCAGGTGACACGGACCGGCCTTGCCGGAGACCAGCAGGCGGACCTTGCCGTTCACGGCGGACCGGAAAAGGCCCTGCACATTTACCCGTCCGAACATTATGCCCATTGGCGCGAGGTGTTTCCGGAGAAAAGCGAGATCTACCGGAACGGTGGATTTGGCGAGAATCTTTCCACGCAAGGGTTCACCGAAGCAGATCTCTGTATCGGCGACATATTCAGCGCCGGGAGTGCGCGGCTGCAGATCTCGCAAGGCCGCCAGCCCTGCTGGAAGCTCAATCTGCACACGGACAACCCCGCCCAGGCTGCATCTTTCCAGAAGACCGCAAGGACCGGCTGGTATTTCCGGGTGCTGGAAGAGGGCACGCTGGAAGCGGGCGACACGATCGAGGTCATCGACCGACCCTGCCCCGACTGGAACCTGCGCGAGGTCATCCTCGCCCGCTTCAATCCACGGCTGGACTCCGAGACAGCAACGACCCTGTCGCAACTTGAAGAGCTTGCCGAACCCTGGAGGGCGTCCTTTGCCAAGAAAGTCGACCCGAATTTCAGGGAAGACATTTCCAGGCGGCTGCCAAACGGCGCCTAGTCGCTATTTCGGCGGTAGTGAGAGAGCGTTTTCCACGGCAAGATCCAGCCAGCTTTGAAGAACGTCGTCGGGGGCCTCATCCTCACCGACAAAAAACAGCCCGCTCATGGTCCGACCGCCCTGGACCATGGGCACGGCGCCCGGCAACGCGCTGGCCTTGTCATGATTGTCCTTGCCCACCCGGAAAATGAACCGCCGCTCGCCGTCTTTCGTTCGATCGGCTCCACCGATCATATGGCCGTTCAGGAGAAAACAGAGGCCTCCCATCATCTTCTTTTCAGCCAGTCCGGACCGGCTTCCGAGAAGCCCGCGCAGCCGGTCGTTCAGGTCTTCATCGATGGCCATGTCAGCAATCTCCTCAAGCGCCAGACCGTTGATCACACTTGACCGGAACGGCCCATCAGTCAACCAATCAGTTCAGCTTCTTTCCAGTCGATGGAAATACGCGGCAGCCGACAGGTGTTTTTTGGCGGCAAAGCCCGGTATTCTTGGCGGATCGGTGACTGCAGGCTTGCACATTTGCCCGGCTTTCTGTATATCCCCGCTCGCGCCTGCACCCCTGGAGGAGGCGCTCATGGACCGATCCCGGACAACTTGACGTCAAGCCACGGTGTTCGCCGGTCCGTTACCTATACACTCGAAGGAGTTTTGCCATGGCTTCCAGCTATGAGCTGAAGGCGTCGGCACGGGAACGGGTGGGCAAGGGGGCCGCTCGGGCACTGCGTCGCGAAGGCCTTCTCCCCGCCGTGATCTACGGCGACAAGAAACCTGCCCTGCCGATCACCATTCCGGTGAAGGAAACCACGATCACCCTGCACAAGGGTGGCTTCACCTCGCAGATCGGCACGATCAACATCGATGGCGAGAAGCACCGTGTCATCGCCAAGGACTATCAGCTGCATCCGGTACGCGACGACGTCCTGCATGTCGATTTCCTGCGTGTTGCCAAGGGCGCAACGCTGACCGTTGAAATCCCGGTTCACTTCCTGAACGAAGAAACCTGCCCGGGCCTCAAGAAGGGCGGCGTTCTGAACATTGTCCGCCACACGGTTGAAATGACCGTTCCGGCCGACAGCATTCCGGAAGCTCTGGAAATCGACCTGGCCGAAGCACAGCCGGGCGACAGCCTGCACATTTCCGCAGTCAAGCTGCCGGAAGGTTGTGAGCCGACCATCACCGACCGCGACTTCACCATCGCAACGATTGCTGCGCCGGCCGGCGTGCAAGAAGCTGAAGAAGGCGAAGAAGGCGGCGAAGCAGAAGCTACGGAAGCCGAAGGCGAATAAGCCGCTTCCCGAGCAAAAGGCAGGAGGCGCCCCCCGCCTCCTCCCCCCTTAGAAAAGGGGACTTGAAAGGCAGCCGCAAGGCTGCTTTTTTGCATCCGGACTGATTTTAAAGGTGTCTCATGAAACTGATTGTCGGCCTCGGCAACCCGGGCGCGAAATACGCCGGCAACCGGCACAATATCGGCTTCATGGCGGTCGACGAGATCCATCGGCGCCACTCCGGCTTTCAGCCCTGGCGCGCGCGATTCCAGGGCCAGGTCTCCGAGGGACGCCTGGGCTCGGAGAAAGTCCTGCTGCTCAAGCCAAACACCTACATGAACGAATCCGGCCGCGCCGTCGGAGAAGCCATGCGCTTTTTCAAGCTGGAACCGGAGGACATCGTCGTCCTCTACGACGAGTTGGACCTGCCACCGGCCAAGTTCCGCATGAAGAAGGGTGGTGGCCATGGCGGGCACAACGGCCTTCGCTCCATCACCGCTCATATCGGCGCGGACTACCGTCGCCTGCGTCTCGGCATCGGCCATCCCGGGGACAAGAAACTTGTCTCCAACTATGTTCTGGGTGACTTTGCCAAGGCCGACCGTGACTGGCTAGAGCCGCTCCTGACCGAGATCGCCGATCAGGCCGATCTGCTGGCCGAAGGCAAGGACAGCCAGTTTGCCAACAAGCTGACGCTGGCACTCGAACCGGAAAAGGCGCAGCGCAAGCCGAAGGCTTCTGCGGAAGCAAAAAAGCCTGCCGGACAGAAACCCGTCCCCTCAAAGGGTCAAAGCCACATCCGCCAGGCCCGTCAGGCAAAGCCGGTCAACGTGCCGAAATCCGGCCCGATGGCGGATATGCTGAAAAAGCTGCTCGGCGGCAAGGACTGAGCAATCAGCCTATCCTTCAGGACAACGGCTGCACGTTGATGATCTCGACCCGCCGGTTCCGGCCACTTTCCGGATTGGCCGGATCAACGGGCCGGCTTTCGCCATAGCCGACCGGCACCAGCCGTTCCCGCGGAATGCTGTAGAAAGCAGCGAGGAACTCGGCAACCATGAACGCCCTGCGGTTGGACAGGTCCAGGTTATAGGCCGCGGTGCCTCTGAGATCCGTGTGCCCGGCGATCTGGAAGCGCATGTTGCGCAGCCTCGGATCGCGCAGAGCTTGCCCCAGTGCCTGCAAGGTCAGAATGCCGTCATTGGTCAGCGACGCACTGTCGAATTCGAAATTGACCGTCAGGTTGATGCGCGGCAGATCCGCTTCCGGTGGCAACTGGCCCTCGATGCTGATCCCGCGAAGGGGATGCGGCTCTGCCTTGCGGAAGGAGCGCACCTTGGCCGCTCCGCCATTCGGCAAGAGCGCCCGGATAATGTCTTCACTGGTCACGTTTTGAGCCGAAACGGCAGACGAAAACAGTCCGCTCAGCAAAGCCAGCGCAACACCCGCGGTCAGCAATCTGTCCAGGACGTTCGAAATGATCCTCATGTCGTTTCCCTCACTCGCCCCGGATTGTCAGATGCAGCACGGCGGCCGTGATCTCGCGCGGCAGACGGGTTTCATCCGGACGCTCCGCCAGCCCCGCCCGCAAGGCCGTCAGGAAGAACCGGTCATCCGCCAGACCCGATTGGCCTTCCGCGCTGACAGGCATAGAAAACTGACCGCCACCGCTGGCCTCAAGTGCCTCCAGCTGGTCAATCGGGCTGTGCGCCGCGATCACCACGATCGCCTCGGATCCGGCAGGCGGTGACACGGTGTATTTCTGGCGTCCCTGGCGGCCATCGCCATAGAGGAAGGTTTCGCCAAACCGGACCTGCTCGCGGACCGGTCCGCGCCGGGGCAGCAGATTGACCACAGTACCATCGGCCTGCAGGTAAACGATGTAGAGAAAGGAAGCGAAGTCCGGCGCCGTGACCTCGAAGGCAAGACTGTCCCCATAGGCCAGATCGGACCGGCCACCCAGCAGCCGGATCGACGGACGCGATGGCTCGGCCAGCGGGCGGTCCAGTGTCTTCAGCACCTCGCAGACCGGCCAGGGGCGCACCGCAATCTTCTGAATTTGTTCCGGCGGGAACTCCGCGCGCAGTTTCTTCAGCGTCTCCTGTGAGCTGACGAACCCGCCCAGCAGCGGCATGCCACCGGGCGCATCCTCCGTGACATAAAGATTGCTGCAATCGTCCCCCTGGAAAGCCACCTGGTTGCCATGGTCGAAGCGGTCGAGGCCGGGAACCGGTTTGGGGGGCTTTACAAAGGTGCGCATCACCGAGGCATTCCGCAGATCAGCCTTGGTGGCGTCGTAACTGATCCAGCCATAACCGTCGCCCGCCCAATATGGGCCCCAGGAATTCTGAACCAGGAAAGCCTGGCGCCGTTCGTCGTAGCCGACCAGCACCATCTGGTGACCGCCCCCCAGGCCGGCATTGGGACCGAGCGAACCCTGATAGATCTCGCCCGCCTTCAGATATTGCAGCACGGAGCCGTCGGGCGTTCGGGACGACGGCACGACATCGACCATGCGATATCCCGCTGCAACGGGGTGTCCGGCGGCGAGCTGCTGCTTGATCGCATCCAGATCCCGGTTGCTGACGGGACGTTCGTCGCGCTCCAGCACATAGATGAATTCAAAGTCGCGTATCTTGAACCGGTCCGGCGGTGACGTCGGCCGCTCCACCCGCTCCGAGCACATGGCAATGTCCGGAATCGCATTCAGGTCCGGCGCGCCCCGTCCCTTGAAATAGGACATGGCGTAATAGGCGTGGCTGCCGGCGGCCTCGCAGCTTTCATCCTTGTCCCGGATCTGGGAATGCAGATAGGCAGGGCTCGGTGTATAGGCCCTGGTGCCCGGCGAGACGTTGTTTTCCAAAGCCGCGTAGTAACCACGCATGGCATAGCCGACCGCATAGGAGACGCAACTGCCATGGATCTGTAGCAGCGGGGGCGGCATCAGCGGCGACAGGTCGATCGCATCCGGGATATAGGCTCGAGTGACCTCCGCCCGGCCGACAGACTTCAAAAGGGCCGGGTCAATGGATGTATCGCCGTAGAGACCGGTGAGCGCGCTTGGATCGAAGGACTGCCCTTCGGCAGGACTGGCGTATGGCAGCGTGCAAATGAAGGCCGTGGCGGCCAGGGCTCCGGCCAGCCGAGCCAAACCCGCCCGACACATGCCAGCCTCCAGGAGACTGAAAACCATCAGTTTCAATTCCCAATACAAAAGCCCGAAACACCGGGGTGAGTATACAAGAACGCCCGTTTGAGGAAAGCGCCGGAAGCTGCCTAACGGCTTATCTTGTCGAAAATACGGATCTGTGCTGACAGGCTGCTGTCGCGGGCCGCCATGCCCCGCGGAAAGCCTTGACCTGATGACCGGCCTCGGGCATGTAGCGCGGCAACAGTTTCAGACCAGACCGAAAGCGAATTCCCATGGGTTTCCAGTGCGGCATTGTCGGACTGCCGAATGTCGGCAAGTCCACGCTCTTCAACGCGCTTACCAAGACCGCAGCCGCCCAGGCTGCCAACTACCCGTTCTGCACCATTGAACCGAATACCGGTGAAGTGGCCGTGCCGGATCCGCGCCTTTACGCCATTCGCGACATTGCCGAATCCAAGGAAGTCATTCCGACCCGGATCACCTTTGTCGACATTGCCGGTCTGGTGCGCGGTGCCTCCAAGGGCGAAGGCCTCGGCAACCAGTTCCTGGCCAACATCCGGGAAGTTGACGCGATTGCCCATGTGCTGCGCTGCTTCGAGGATGACGACATCACCCATGTGGACGGTGCCATCGATCCGCTGGCCGATGCAGAGACGGTGGAAACCGAGCTTATGGTCGCCGATATGGAAAGCCTTGAGCGCCGCATTGCGCCCTTGAAGAAAAAGGCAACCGGCGGCGACAAGGAAGCCAAGGTGGTTCTTCCGATCATGGAAGCGGCCCTCGCCCTGCTGCAGGACGGCAAGCCTGCCCGTGTGCTTGAGGTTGCCGATGCCGAGGAAGCCAGGCTGCTCAAGGGCCTCAATCTCCTGACGTCCAAACCCGTGCTTTATGTCTGCAACGTCGACGAGGCATCAGCTTCAGAGGGCAATGCCCTGTCTGCGAAAGTTGCCGAGAAAGCCAAGGAAGAAGGCGCTGTCGCGGTCGTGATATCCGCTGCCATCGAAGCCGAAATCTCGCAGCTCGACAAGGAAGAACAGGACGAGTTCCTGGAAACCATCGGCCTTGAGGAGCCGGGCCTCGACCGCATGATCCGCGCCGGCTACGACCTTCTGGGCCTGATCACCTATTTCACGGCCGGCCCGAAGGAAACCCGCGCCTGGACCATCACAGAAGGCACCAAGGCCCCGGGCGCCGCCGGTGTCATCCACACCGATTTCGAACGCGGCTTCATTCGCGCGCAGACAATTGCCTATGACGACTATGTCGGTCTCGGCGGAGAAAGTGCAGCCAAGGAAGCCGGCAAGGCGCGCGACGAAGGCAAGGAATACATCGTCAAGGACGGCGATGTCCTGCTCTTCAAGTTCAACACGTAACTTGCCCTACTGCCTTTTGTTCCTCCGGCAGGCGCTCTAGTCTGTCGGCCAGGAACTTCGAAAGGCGCAAGCATGAAGACCATCCTCCTGACCGGCTTCGAAGCCTTCGGCACGACGCCGGTCAACCCCGCCGAACAGGTTGCCAGACATCTCGATGGCGAAACCCTCGCGGGGGCAAGAATTGTCTCCCGGATCATTCCGAACACTTTCTTTGTCTGCATCGATGCGGTCAAACAGGCGCTGACGGAAACGAACGCCGACGCCGTGGTGATGATGGGCGAATTCGGCGGCCGGGCGACCATCACGGTTGAACGCATCGCCCTCAATTTCAACGACAGCACCCGCTACGGGCTGAAGGACAATGCAGGCGTTGCGCTGCAGGGAAACTTGACCGCACCGGATGGCCCGCTCGCTTATCAGAGCACGCTACCGGTCCGAGCCATGGTCAAGGCCATGCGAATGGGCGGCATTCCGGCAGACATTTCGGATGCGGCTGGTACCTTCTGCTGCAACCACCTTTTCTATGGCATCCTGCATCACCTGGCGATCACCGATCAGTCGATCCCCGCTGGTTGGGTGCACCTCCCGCATCTGCCGGAAGTCGCCGCCCTGGAACACAATCTCGGCGCCCCGAGCATGTCCGTTGAAACAGCTGCACAGGGATTGCGCCTGGCCCTCGCCGCGTTGGTGAGCCACCCGCAGGATATCGAGGAACCTGTTTCAGGACGATTGCAGGTCTAGGCCGCAGGCGCGCCGCTTCGTGTCGCAGGCCACTCGACATTGTCGCAGGAAACGACCTAAAAGCTGAAATCCTTTTCCAAGCGAAAGACCTGCGATGAAAACCGTAATCCCGGCTCCCTATCCCGTCCTTCTGCCCGTCAGCGAAAGCCGGGCGGAGTTTCCGGTTCGGCGGGTCTACTGCGTCGGTCGCAACTACGCCGCCCATGCGGTCGAAATGGGTCATGATCCGGACCGGGAGCCCCCCTTCTTCTTCCAGAAAAACCCCGATAATCTCGATCCGTCAGGCACGTTTCCCTACCCGGGCTTGAGCACCGACGTCCATCATGAGGTGGAACTGGCGGTGATGCTGAAATCGGGAAAGAGCAACATCCGCATCGAGAATGCTCTGGAACATGTCTATGGCTATGCGGTCGCGCTCGACATGACCCGCAGGGACCTGCAGGGCGAGGCCAAGA
This genomic interval from Labrenzia sp. VG12 contains the following:
- a CDS encoding fumarylacetoacetate hydrolase family protein, whose translation is MKTVIPAPYPVLLPVSESRAEFPVRRVYCVGRNYAAHAVEMGHDPDREPPFFFQKNPDNLDPSGTFPYPGLSTDVHHEVELAVMLKSGKSNIRIENALEHVYGYAVALDMTRRDLQGEAKKAGRPWEAGKAFEHSAPIGSIVPAADCGFLHEGRIALTVNGTLRQEGDLNQMIWKVPEIIAKLSELFVLGAGDVILTGTPSGVGAVERGDVMRATVDGLPELDVTVV
- the ychF gene encoding redox-regulated ATPase YchF — protein: MGFQCGIVGLPNVGKSTLFNALTKTAAAQAANYPFCTIEPNTGEVAVPDPRLYAIRDIAESKEVIPTRITFVDIAGLVRGASKGEGLGNQFLANIREVDAIAHVLRCFEDDDITHVDGAIDPLADAETVETELMVADMESLERRIAPLKKKATGGDKEAKVVLPIMEAALALLQDGKPARVLEVADAEEARLLKGLNLLTSKPVLYVCNVDEASASEGNALSAKVAEKAKEEGAVAVVISAAIEAEISQLDKEEQDEFLETIGLEEPGLDRMIRAGYDLLGLITYFTAGPKETRAWTITEGTKAPGAAGVIHTDFERGFIRAQTIAYDDYVGLGGESAAKEAGKARDEGKEYIVKDGDVLLFKFNT
- a CDS encoding 50S ribosomal protein L25/general stress protein Ctc, encoding MASSYELKASARERVGKGAARALRREGLLPAVIYGDKKPALPITIPVKETTITLHKGGFTSQIGTINIDGEKHRVIAKDYQLHPVRDDVLHVDFLRVAKGATLTVEIPVHFLNEETCPGLKKGGVLNIVRHTVEMTVPADSIPEALEIDLAEAQPGDSLHISAVKLPEGCEPTITDRDFTIATIAAPAGVQEAEEGEEGGEAEATEAEGE
- the pcp gene encoding pyroglutamyl-peptidase I; the encoded protein is MKTILLTGFEAFGTTPVNPAEQVARHLDGETLAGARIVSRIIPNTFFVCIDAVKQALTETNADAVVMMGEFGGRATITVERIALNFNDSTRYGLKDNAGVALQGNLTAPDGPLAYQSTLPVRAMVKAMRMGGIPADISDAAGTFCCNHLFYGILHHLAITDQSIPAGWVHLPHLPEVAALEHNLGAPSMSVETAAQGLRLALAALVSHPQDIEEPVSGRLQV
- a CDS encoding amidohydrolase family protein — protein: MSFDLLVKNANLPDGRHGLDIACKDGRIATVEAGIAAEAATVIDVGGKLVSPPFVDSHFHMDATLSLGLPRMNRSGTLLEGIALWGELKEILTVEAVVERALKYCDLAVSQGLLAIRSHVDVCDDRLTGVKGLLEVREKVKDYIDLQLVAFPQDGLYRSPNAEKNLLTALDMGVDIVGGIPHFERTMQDGARSVARLCEIAAERGLMVDMHCDETDDPMSRHIESLAFETQRFGLQGRVAGSHLTSMHSMDNYYVSKLLPLIAEAEIHAIANPLINITLQGRHDTYPKRRGQTRVPELRSYGVNVAFGHDCVMDPWYSMGSGDMLEVASMGLHVAQMTSREAIRYCFDCVTSHPAKAMGLEGYGLAKGCKADFVLLQAENPIEAIRLKATRLAVVKGGKVIAETPPRETRLSLPGRPETVDPAAYAPHEG
- a CDS encoding MOSC domain-containing protein, with amino-acid sequence MTETATILGLFLGKPEQRWDGKDPSAIRKTLADGVLQVTRTGLAGDQQADLAVHGGPEKALHIYPSEHYAHWREVFPEKSEIYRNGGFGENLSTQGFTEADLCIGDIFSAGSARLQISQGRQPCWKLNLHTDNPAQAASFQKTARTGWYFRVLEEGTLEAGDTIEVIDRPCPDWNLREVILARFNPRLDSETATTLSQLEELAEPWRASFAKKVDPNFREDISRRLPNGA
- a CDS encoding DUF4384 domain-containing protein, coding for MVFSLLEAGMCRAGLARLAGALAATAFICTLPYASPAEGQSFDPSALTGLYGDTSIDPALLKSVGRAEVTRAYIPDAIDLSPLMPPPLLQIHGSCVSYAVGYAMRGYYAALENNVSPGTRAYTPSPAYLHSQIRDKDESCEAAGSHAYYAMSYFKGRGAPDLNAIPDIAMCSERVERPTSPPDRFKIRDFEFIYVLERDERPVSNRDLDAIKQQLAAGHPVAAGYRMVDVVPSSRTPDGSVLQYLKAGEIYQGSLGPNAGLGGGHQMVLVGYDERRQAFLVQNSWGPYWAGDGYGWISYDATKADLRNASVMRTFVKPPKPVPGLDRFDHGNQVAFQGDDCSNLYVTEDAPGGMPLLGGFVSSQETLKKLRAEFPPEQIQKIAVRPWPVCEVLKTLDRPLAEPSRPSIRLLGGRSDLAYGDSLAFEVTAPDFASFLYIVYLQADGTVVNLLPRRGPVREQVRFGETFLYGDGRQGRQKYTVSPPAGSEAIVVIAAHSPIDQLEALEASGGGQFSMPVSAEGQSGLADDRFFLTALRAGLAERPDETRLPREITAAVLHLTIRGE
- the pth gene encoding aminoacyl-tRNA hydrolase, with the protein product MKLIVGLGNPGAKYAGNRHNIGFMAVDEIHRRHSGFQPWRARFQGQVSEGRLGSEKVLLLKPNTYMNESGRAVGEAMRFFKLEPEDIVVLYDELDLPPAKFRMKKGGGHGGHNGLRSITAHIGADYRRLRLGIGHPGDKKLVSNYVLGDFAKADRDWLEPLLTEIADQADLLAEGKDSQFANKLTLALEPEKAQRKPKASAEAKKPAGQKPVPSKGQSHIRQARQAKPVNVPKSGPMADMLKKLLGGKD
- a CDS encoding OmpA family protein; translated protein: MRIISNVLDRLLTAGVALALLSGLFSSAVSAQNVTSEDIIRALLPNGGAAKVRSFRKAEPHPLRGISIEGQLPPEADLPRINLTVNFEFDSASLTNDGILTLQALGQALRDPRLRNMRFQIAGHTDLRGTAAYNLDLSNRRAFMVAEFLAAFYSIPRERLVPVGYGESRPVDPANPESGRNRRVEIINVQPLS
- a CDS encoding TfoX/Sxy family protein; this translates as MAIDEDLNDRLRGLLGSRSGLAEKKMMGGLCFLLNGHMIGGADRTKDGERRFIFRVGKDNHDKASALPGAVPMVQGGRTMSGLFFVGEDEAPDDVLQSWLDLAVENALSLPPK
- a CDS encoding MarR family winged helix-turn-helix transcriptional regulator, with the protein product MSEQNDTQTIRDLVDRLTRLHAAEEWNGPLNPSQFAALSYLARANRFSRAPSHVADFLATTRGTASQTLKALARKDLIEETRSETDKRSIRYDVTTEGRSLLSAPSELDDVVSRLPAEVAASLAGSLKSLVLTMLHHRGGRSFGICNTCRHHETDGTKGYCRLLQVPLTASETSQLCHEHAS